The following are encoded together in the Buteo buteo chromosome 2, bButBut1.hap1.1, whole genome shotgun sequence genome:
- the ANGPT4 gene encoding angiopoietin-4 isoform X1, which yields MRALSFGLVALTCATTVLCVAGAQRRALEGGGRRRYHRVQHGHCSYTFVLPEADPPPCPAAPAAPGPANALLQRDSPAGTAHAGYGAAERLRHLERILENSTQWLLKLESYIQTSMKPEMAQLRQTAVQNQTATMLEIGSTLLNQSAEQSRKLTDVEAQVLNQTSRIEMQLQENSVSTTKLEKQLLLQTNEIHKLQNRNNILEVRVLEMETKHQAELAGARSEKEKLQRLVSRQSGTIEELEKSLLAASANTSLLQRQQVQLLESVQSLVRLVSQGRASLPGQEQLFQDCAEVRRAGIHASGVYTLHIANLSEPKKAYCDMETDRGGWTVIQLRTNGSLSFQRNWREYKQGFGDAAGEYWLGNEAVHLLTSQEPYALRVELRDWEGGQVYAHYGKFQLGSERQLYRLSLQDYSGTAGQQSGMALQGTRFSTRDADNDNCLCKCAQMLSGGWWFDACGLSNLNGIYYPARHNIRKLNGIRWHHFQGPSYSLKGTRMLIRPASF from the exons ATGCGGGCTCTCAGCTTCGGCCTCGTGGCCCTGACCTGTGCCACGACGGTGCTGTGCGTGGCCGGAGCCCAGCGCCGGGCGCtggaggggggcggccgccggcgtTACCACCGGGTACAGCACGGCCACTGCAGCTACACCTTCGTGCTGCCCGAGGCCGAcccgccgccctgcccggccgcccccgccgcccccggacCCGCCAACGCTTTGCTGCAACGAGACTCGCCGGCCGGCACCGCGCACGCCGGCTACGGGGCTGCCGAACGCCTGCGGCACCTCGAGAGGATCCTGGAGAACAGCACCCAGTGGCTGCTGAAG ctggagagctACATCCAGACGAGCATGAAGCCGGAGATGGCGCAGCTGCGGCAGACGGCGGTGCAGAACCAGACCGCCACCATGCTGGAGATCGGCAGCACCCTCCTCAACCAGAGCGCCGAGCAGAGCCGCAAGCTCACCGACGTGGAAGCCCAG GTGCTGAACCAGACGTCGCGCATCGAGATGCAGCTGCAGGAGAACTCCGTGTCCACCACcaagctggagaagcagctgctgctgcagacgAACGAGATCCACAAGCTGCAGAACAGGAACAA CATCCTGGAGGTGCGGGTGCTCGAGATGGAGACGAAGCACCAGGCAGAGCTGGCGGGGGCCCGCTCGGAGAAGGAGAAGCTGCAGCGCCTGGTGAGCCGGCAGAGCGGCACCATCGAGGAGCTGGAGAAGTCGCTGCTGGCCGCCAGCGCCAAcaccagcctgctccagcgccaGCAGGTCCAGCTCCTCGAGTCGGTGCAGAGCCTGGTGCGCCTCGTCTCCCAGGGCAGAG cctcgctgcccgggcaggagcagctcttCCAGGACTGTGCCGAGGTGCGCCGGGCGGGCATCCACGCCAGCGGCGTCTACACCCTCCACATCGCCAACCTCAGCGAGCCCAAAAAG GCGTACTGCGACATGGAGACGGACCGAGGGGGCTGGACCGTCATCCAGCTTCGCACCAACGGCAGCCTCAGCTTCCAGAGGAACTGGAGGGAGTACAAGCAG GGCTTCGGGGACGCGGCGGGCGAGTACTGGCTGGGTAACGAGGCCGTGCACCTCCTGACGAGCCAGGAGCCCTACGCCCTGCGTGTCGAGCTGCGGGACTGGGAGGGTGGCCAAGTCTATGCCCACTACGGAAAATTCCAGCTGGGGAGCGAGCGGCAGCTTTACAG GCTGTCGCTGCAGGACTACAGCGGCACGGCCGGGCAGCAGAGCGGCATGGCGCTGCAGGGCACCCGCTTCAGCACCCGCGACGCCGACAACGACAACTGCCTCTGCAAATGCGCCCAGATGCTGTCGGGAG GCTGGTGGTTCGATGCCTGCGGTCTCTCCAACCTGAACGGCATCTACTATCCGGCCCGGCACAACATCCGCAAGCTCAACGGCATCCGCTGGCACCACTTCCAGGGACCCAGCTATTCCCTGAAGGGCACCCGCATGCTGATACGACCCGCCAGCTTCTAG
- the ANGPT4 gene encoding angiopoietin-4 isoform X2 has protein sequence MRALSFGLVALTCATTVLCVAGAQRRALEGGGRRRYHRVQHGHCSYTFVLPEADPPPCPAAPAAPGPANALLQRDSPAGTAHAGYGAAERLRHLERILENSTQWLLKLESYIQTSMKPEMAQLRQTAVQNQTATMLEIGSTLLNQSAEQSRKLTDVEAQVLNQTSRIEMQLQENSVSTTKLEKQLLLQTNEIHKLQNRNNILEVRVLEMETKHQAELAGARSEKEKLQRLVSRQSGTIEELEKSLLAASANTSLLQRQQVQLLESVQSLVRLVSQGRASLPGQEQLFQDCAEVRRAGIHASGVYTLHIANLSEPKKAYCDMETDRGGWTVIQLRTNGSLSFQRNWREYKQGFGDAAGEYWLGNEAVHLLTSQEPYALRVELRDWEGGQVYAHYGKFQLGSERQLYRAEGLREPPPPPAAASRH, from the exons ATGCGGGCTCTCAGCTTCGGCCTCGTGGCCCTGACCTGTGCCACGACGGTGCTGTGCGTGGCCGGAGCCCAGCGCCGGGCGCtggaggggggcggccgccggcgtTACCACCGGGTACAGCACGGCCACTGCAGCTACACCTTCGTGCTGCCCGAGGCCGAcccgccgccctgcccggccgcccccgccgcccccggacCCGCCAACGCTTTGCTGCAACGAGACTCGCCGGCCGGCACCGCGCACGCCGGCTACGGGGCTGCCGAACGCCTGCGGCACCTCGAGAGGATCCTGGAGAACAGCACCCAGTGGCTGCTGAAG ctggagagctACATCCAGACGAGCATGAAGCCGGAGATGGCGCAGCTGCGGCAGACGGCGGTGCAGAACCAGACCGCCACCATGCTGGAGATCGGCAGCACCCTCCTCAACCAGAGCGCCGAGCAGAGCCGCAAGCTCACCGACGTGGAAGCCCAG GTGCTGAACCAGACGTCGCGCATCGAGATGCAGCTGCAGGAGAACTCCGTGTCCACCACcaagctggagaagcagctgctgctgcagacgAACGAGATCCACAAGCTGCAGAACAGGAACAA CATCCTGGAGGTGCGGGTGCTCGAGATGGAGACGAAGCACCAGGCAGAGCTGGCGGGGGCCCGCTCGGAGAAGGAGAAGCTGCAGCGCCTGGTGAGCCGGCAGAGCGGCACCATCGAGGAGCTGGAGAAGTCGCTGCTGGCCGCCAGCGCCAAcaccagcctgctccagcgccaGCAGGTCCAGCTCCTCGAGTCGGTGCAGAGCCTGGTGCGCCTCGTCTCCCAGGGCAGAG cctcgctgcccgggcaggagcagctcttCCAGGACTGTGCCGAGGTGCGCCGGGCGGGCATCCACGCCAGCGGCGTCTACACCCTCCACATCGCCAACCTCAGCGAGCCCAAAAAG GCGTACTGCGACATGGAGACGGACCGAGGGGGCTGGACCGTCATCCAGCTTCGCACCAACGGCAGCCTCAGCTTCCAGAGGAACTGGAGGGAGTACAAGCAG GGCTTCGGGGACGCGGCGGGCGAGTACTGGCTGGGTAACGAGGCCGTGCACCTCCTGACGAGCCAGGAGCCCTACGCCCTGCGTGTCGAGCTGCGGGACTGGGAGGGTGGCCAAGTCTATGCCCACTACGGAAAATTCCAGCTGGGGAGCGAGCGGCAGCTTTACAG GGCTGAGGGGCTTCGtgaaccccccccacccccagcagcagccagccggCACTGA